The following proteins come from a genomic window of Anaerobutyricum hallii:
- a CDS encoding Fic family protein yields MRYLLVADIAKKWNMSERSVRNYCAQGRVNGAFLTGKTWNIPENAEKPERTNKRKEEPITLLDILKEQKASKYSGGIYHKTQIDLTYNSNHMEGSRLTHAQTRYIFETNTIGVEKEVLNVDDVIETANHFRCIDIIIDHAKATLTEKFIKELHLVLKNGTSDSRKNWFTVGNYKKLPNEVSGRDTALPEEVADKMKALLTEYSAKEEKTFEDILDFHVKFERIHPFQDGNGRVGRLIMFKECLKYNIVPFIIEDNLKMFYYRGLKEWDNEKGYLTDTCLSAQDKYKAYLDYFRIAY; encoded by the coding sequence GTCAGAGCGCAGTGTTAGAAATTACTGTGCCCAAGGACGTGTGAACGGTGCGTTTCTTACTGGTAAGACATGGAATATTCCAGAAAACGCAGAGAAACCAGAGCGCACCAACAAAAGAAAAGAAGAACCGATTACTCTGTTGGATATTCTGAAAGAGCAGAAGGCAAGTAAATACTCCGGTGGGATTTATCATAAGACACAGATTGATTTGACCTATAACTCTAACCATATGGAGGGAAGCCGCCTGACACATGCTCAAACCAGATATATCTTTGAAACTAATACTATTGGTGTAGAAAAAGAAGTGCTGAATGTGGATGATGTGATTGAAACGGCAAATCACTTCCGTTGTATCGACATAATTATTGATCATGCGAAAGCAACTTTGACGGAGAAATTCATCAAAGAACTTCATTTGGTTTTGAAGAATGGCACCAGCGATTCCAGAAAAAATTGGTTTACTGTTGGTAATTATAAGAAACTTCCGAATGAAGTCAGTGGCAGGGATACAGCCCTTCCAGAAGAAGTTGCCGATAAAATGAAGGCCTTGCTGACGGAATATAGCGCTAAGGAAGAAAAGACCTTTGAAGATATTCTGGACTTCCATGTGAAATTTGAGCGGATTCATCCGTTCCAGGACGGCAACGGTCGTGTGGGCAGATTGATTATGTTTAAGGAGTGTCTGAAATACAATATTGTTCCGTTCATTATTGAGGACAATCTGAAGATGTTCTATTATCGTGGATTGAAGGAATGGGACAACGAAAAAGGATATCTGACAGATACCTGCCTGAGCGCACAGGACAAGTATAAAGCGTATTTGGATTATTTTAGAATTGCATATTAA